The stretch of DNA TTCAGTCGTTGATGGGTGTACCCTTACTGGTGGAAGGTAGAGTCTTGGGGGTCGTTCATGTTGGGACTGTGGAGGTGCGGCAATTCAGTTCTGAAGATTTGCAGTTGCTACAGTTAGCAGGCGATCGCGTGGCAATGGCGATCGATCGCGCTAATTTGTACGAGGCCGAACAGATTGCCCGCCAGCAGGCGGAAGCTGCTAACCGGATTAAGGATGAGTTTTTAGCGATGGTTTCCCACGAACTCCGCACGCCACTAAATTCGATCTTGGGATGGGCGCAAATTCTTCGCAACCGCAAAATGAATGAAACGAAGGTAAATAAGGCGTTGGAGACAATTGAGCGCAACGCCAAGCAGCAGGCGAAACTGATCGATGACATTCTGGATGTCTCCCGGATCATTCGCGGTAAAATTCGCCTTCAGGTAGAACCTCTAAACCTAGTGCCAATTATTCAGGAAGCAGTCGATACCCATTTAGCAGCAGCTCAGGCTAAAAATATTGCCATCGAGTTTTTACAGGCCGATCCTACGATCGCAGTTTTGGGCGATGCGGATCGCTTGCACCAAGTTGTCGGGAATTTACTTTCCAACGCCATCAAGTTTACACCTGTCGGAGGTAGGGTAAAAGTGCGACTGGATCGAGATTGGGGATGGGGGGGTAGCGACTGGCACTTAGGCAATCCAAAATCTTCTGGTTTGATCCCTGGAGGTATTGGGGAAAAGCAAAATCGGAAATTGCAGTATGCGTTGATTTGTGTCAAGGATACTGGTATTGGTATCGCCCCTGAGTTTTTACCCCAGGTTTTTGAAGGTTTCCGGCAAGCGGACGGGTCGATTACTAGACCTCATGGCGGACTGGGATTGGGACTAACGATCGCCCACTATTTGACTGAACTGCATGGCGGAACTGTTAAGGCTACCAGCGGGGGGATAGGTGAGGGAGCCACTTTTACTGTCAAGCTACCGATCGCAGAGGGAGTGAGCGATCGCCCATTGGAACCTCTACCAGCCGAATCACCTACAACTCCCCCCTCAGTAATTCGCGGCATACCCACTCCTTTATCTGGGGTGCGAATACTGGTAGTTGATGACGATGCGGATACCTGCGAGTTAATTGCTACTGTGTTGGGGCAATTTGGGGCTGTGGTCAAGACGGTAAGTTCTGCGAAACTGGCTCTAGAAGCGATCGAACAGGCGAGGCCGGATCTATTGGTGAGCGACATCGGAATGCCTGGTGAGAATGGCTATCAGTTAATTCGCAAAGTCAGACAGTTGGAGGCCGAACGTGGGGGATACATTCCTGCGATCGCACTTACGGCCTACGCTAGGGATGAGGATCGACGACAGGCAATGCAGGCTGGCTTTCAGTTGCACTTTCCTAAACCTGTCGAACCAGCTTTGTTAGCGGCGGTACTGGCTAATTTGGCTGGACACAATTGAATTGCTAATTGCTAATTGCTAATTGCTAATTGCTAATTGCTAATTGCTAATTGCTAATTGGTAGAGGTTGATTTGTAGTTTATTGAGACTGAAATTTTTAGCGGACTTCTGCAATATCCCTCTGCTGTCACTAAGCGGCAGAAGAAAATAACAATTCACTCTTATTGATCGCCAGAGAGGAGCGAGAAAATTAGGAGCGATTGCAAACGTTGATACATTTGTAAAAGACCTGTTACCATTATTGTCTTAATTATCTTTACAAAGCTACAACCTCATGAAAAAGTTTCAAGTATTAGCTATCATCTCTGCAACTGCCCTATCAGGCGCGATCGCTTTCTCTGCGGCAAATTCCGCCGCAGCTTGTCCATTCAGTGAATTGGGTGGTTCTAAATCTACTACTGGGCCAACGTTTCCTGCTTCGGGGTCTGATAAAATCAATCCTTGGAATAAAGCTGCGATCGCATTTACAGGCATCGCTGGCATCCTGGGATTAGGGGCAGGCTATATGAGTTGTCGTGCGGGTCAACAAGCTAAAGCTGCTTGTGCTGCTATGACTGACTCTTTCGACGATATTGAGGATTCAGAAGAGATCCTTGCAGATGAACTGGTTTATAAGCACCCCGAAGCGCCTGGGGGTGAACTTGATTTAGTTATACAGGAAGTTGTCAGCAGTGACACAGTGGAAAAAGAAGTTGCGATCGCAAAATAGTTACTCTCCGGCTAAAAAACAGGCAATTTTCTCTGAAACCTCCAGTTTCTAAAGGCTGGAGGTTTTTTGTATTGTCTTTTTAGATCAATCTCAAGGTAGACGGCAACTGTTCAACTCGCCGTTATAGTATAATTAAGTACAACTAAAGTCTAAATACTGGGTAGTCAGTAACCCACCCCTAAAGGGGATGGGCTTGCAAGACGAAAGTCAAAACAAGCCATACTGACCAGCCTAAGACTTTCGAGGTCTACGTTTTTTGAGTCAAGACACCAGGCGGATGCGTAGCTAGTCCCCTGCCCTGTCGTTTGCAGTTAAACAGTTTTAAGGTCACTGAAACAGTGCTGCAAGCTGAACAAGCTCTCAAAACATTGGCGAAGCTAACTTTACCCCGCAAGGGAGGCTCGAAAGAGCAAATCATTATGCGTAGCGTACAGGGTTGTGAGGTTTGAGATGGTAATTGTCCCATCGAAAGTACATCACTTTCATCACACCGAACTAAACAGCCCCAAGGCGGTAATGGAAAAAAACGATTCACGGCGGAAGACAGCCGCAAAAATTCCTCCCACCCCTTTAGGGGATGGGTTTCCATTTTGGAAAGGTTTATGAATTCTTGGCGCGATCGCTTTAATCAAATGACAGGTCAAACTCGGCTGGTAGTTTGTCGCTTATTCGTCCATCTAGAAGGCGAAGAAGTCGCACCGCTATTAGGAGTTGTTAACCGCACGGCAAGACAAGCAATTGATGCCGAAGGTGACTTAGAAATTTTAGGGCAAGGACTGGTAGAAATTTGCACTCAGCTATTACAATATGATACATACTGGCGCTCTGCCGCCAACGAAGGCGATGTTTTCTGGGATGAAAGCCAAGCTGCTGACTATGTAGATGAATTGTTTACTGATTCTGCTCAACGCTACCTGAGCGAACCAGACTTTAGCGGATACAATCAAAGTAAAGATTCTCCTTTGTCGTTGCCAGTAACGAAAAATTTGATTGTAATTATTACAGTCGCTTATGAGGGTGAAATACCTACCCTAGAAAATGATTTAGCTAACATGAGTGCTCTGAAAAATGGTTTAAAAGCATTGATTAACTTGCACTATCAAGAAAAGCTCCGAGCTATCCAAGTTCACTTCTCTCCAGCACAGTTTGGAGATGAATTGACAGACGATCAAGTTCTAATGAATTTCCCGGAATTAATTCCCTTGTAGGGAGATGGGGAGCAGGGGAGCAGGGGAGCAGGGGAGCAGGGGAGATGGGGAGATGGGGAGATGGAAAGATGGGCAATTAGCAATTAGCAATTAGCAATTAGCAACCAACAACTAACAACCAACAACCAACAACCAACAACTAACAACTAACAACCAACAATTAACAAATACAAATTATGCTGCGTAAGTTAACAATTTTTTTAATGGCTGTGAGCTTATGTTTGACTACTATAGGCTGCGGTTCTTCTACTCCAACGCGCAATGCGAATCAGAACGTTAACGCTACTGCTTCGCCCAATGCTAATCGAAATGGTAATTCGGCGATCAATCGCTTAGCTCAGGGTCAATATCCTGTACAGCAAGCTACCTACAATGATGCCGATGGAGAATATACCTTAATGCTGCTCAATACGCCGCCAGGAAGTTCTTCTGTTTATCGGACAACAGATTTACAAATGGCCCGGCTAACTGATGAAGAAATTAGTGGTGGTAAGAAAAGTTATCTCAGTATAGAGGGCAATCAGCCGAGTTTGCACTTGACAGAAGACTTCAAAATTGAATACGTCCATAATGTCACTGAAACTGTGAGTAATCCTCAAACGGGTCAGACTGAAACTGTTGTAGTTAGGCAACAATCTAATTTCTGGGCCCCGTTTGCAGGAGCGCTAGCGGGTCAAGCTTTAGGTAGTTTGTTATTTACCCCGCGTTACTATGTTCCTCCCGTTTATCAGCCAGGGGGGATTATGACAGGATACGGCGGTTATGGTAGCACCTATCGCCAAGCTGTTCAAGGATATCAAACTCGCTACCAAGCGCCGCCTCCAGCGGTCAAAAACCGCCAAACTTTGCGGACAACTGGAGGGTTGCGATCGCCTTCAGTCAATAGACCAGTTACTCGGCCATCTTCGCCAGCTAGAACTCGTTCTACAGGTTCCGGTTACGGCGGTAGTAATTTACGGCGATCGCCTTCTGCACGTCCTAGCCAAAACAGGCGACAACCGAGTTTTGGTAGCGGTGGGCGATCGCGTCCCGTAGCTCCTTCACGGCGCGGTGGTTTCGGTAGTAGACGACGCTAAAGGATATGGGGCGATCGCACCGCGTGCCCCGGAATAACAGGGAGTTGGGAAAATCTAAGGCGTGTCAACTTTCCTCTGAAAGCGGCCAGGGGTTAAAACCCCTGTCTAATAACTTAAGTCCTCTGAAGAGGACTAATTAGTTTTTTAGTCCTCTTCAGAGCGTTCCACGGGCCCGGCGTGCCCGTTATGAATCACAGAAACAGTAAAGCTAGCCCAAAAGTTGCCAGTCGGATATATTATCCCTGTGTCCTGAGAGTCAAAGACCGACAAATCAATAGTGCGATTTTGAGCCTGATTCAGAGCGTGGTCGTGGGCATGATGATTATGACATTGGTGAAGGGCTATTACCCTATCCCGTTGAGGAGAATCTAAGATCACATCCGCCCACCAATCGGGACACTTCCTTTCGTTCGAGCGCCAAGAGGAGTCATCTAAATGATCCGATGCAAGATAAGCAAACCTGTTGCGGGTGAAATGTCTAATTTCACCCAGATTAACCCAAATGCCGCAGGTATAGATATTGGCTCACAAGAACACTGGGTTTGCGTTCCACCTGATCGAACGTCACAGAATGTACGTAAATTTGGCTGTTTTACCCCTGACTTAATCGAGATGGCCTCATGGTTAGTGGAATGTGGGATAGACACCATCGCGATGGAATCGACAGGAGTCTATTGGATACCAGCCTTTCAAATTTTTGAAGCCAGGGGTATCGAAGTCAAACTGGTGAATGCCCATCACGTCAAAACCGTACCGGGCAGAAAAAGTGATGTGTTGGATTGTCAATGGTTGCAACAGCTACATACTTATGGTTTATTGTCCGGTTCCTTTCGTCCTGATGACCAAAGTTGTGTTCTACGTAGTTACATTCGCCACCGCGATAACTTAATCAAAAGCAGTAGCAGCCACGTACTGCGGATGCAGAAAGCATTAATTCAAATGAATCTGCAACTACATAAAGTCATCAGTGACATCACAGGAGTCACTGGGATGGCAATTATCCGCGCCATTGTAGCTGGAGAAAGGAATCCTCAAGTCTTAGCTAATTTGAAAAATTCTCGGATTAAAAGTAGTACCGCAGATATTGCTAAAGCCTTGAGTGGAGACTATCGAGTTGAGCATATATTTGTGTTAAAACAAGAGTTACAACTCTACGACATCTATCAAGAGCAAATTGCTAGCTGCGATGTGGAGATTGAGCGATATTTAGCTAGCTTTGCTAGCGAAGAAAACCATCCTCCACCAGACCCTCCCAAACGGGGTAACAGAAAGCCCAGAGGTCACGAACCCAATTTTGACTTGCGCCATCAGTTGTATCGGATTAGTGGAGTAGATTTTACTCAAATCCCTGGTTTTGATGTCCTCACAGTACAAGCTCTGCTCTCGGAAGTCGGATTGGATGCTACTCGTTTTCCCACTGTTAAGCATTTTTGTTCTTGGTTAGGGTTGTGTCCGTCTGCGAGGATTACAGGCGGTAAAGTCAAAAGTTCTCATACCCGTTGTGTAGTTAATCGGGCTGCTAATGCCTTCCGTTTAGCTGCTCAATCTTTATCTCGCTCTCAATCAGCTTTGGGGGCTTTTTATCGTCGGTTACGAGCCAGATTGGGCGCTCCAGAGGCTAATACCGCTACTGCCCACAAGCTAGCCCGCATCTTCTATCACCTCTGGAGTACAAAAACCGCTTATGCCGATTCAGGTGCTGACTATTACGAACAGAAATATCGACAACGTATTGTCTCTAAGCTGGAGAAAACAGCTCAATCTCTTGGGTTTGAGCTGGTTGCTTGCGCCTCAAAACTAGATTGAGTTTCTGAGGAGGACTTGATCTTTGAGACAGGGGTTTTAACCCCTGTCGTACTCAAGGTTTGGCGATGCAGGACTTACGCACCCAATCTCATAAACCGGGTTTCGACTTTCGCTCAACCAGCAGTTTTTTGACGAAAATACAGCATTTACCACAACGGTTAGGATATTCTCAATCAAGGATTTAGGCTGTAGGAAAATTTAGACTAGCGTAAATCCTAAATAGTTCTAAATTCGCCTACAGCCAAATCAGATGATTTCCAAAAAAAGTAAACTGACTCGAATTGCTTTGATCGTCGCGATCGCGATCGCCACCGGTGGATTATTTTTACTCAAAAAACCTGCCCCATTCGTACAAGCACAGACTCCATCGCCCTCACCAACCCCCGCCAAACCAGCACCCCAAGAAATCCTAGTCAATAATGAAGTGCGATCGCTTCCCGGATCGTTGGATAATGTACCCATGCTCAACAGCGACAGTCCAGAATGGGTGAAAAAAGAGGGAATTTTGCTTTCCACCTTTCCACCAGAAGGGAAAAAAGTACCCGCAGCTCATCTTAACTTCCCATTTCAGGGACAATTTAACTTATTCGCCCACCACTTCACCCACACTCCCCCCAACTTGCAAACCTTATACATTGGGGCGATTGTACACAATCCCGGCAAGCAACCCGTAACGGTGGAAGTCTTACAGGCAGCGAGTTATCTGATGGAACCAGATGCGCCTTTCAAACAAAAGCCGCCAATAAGTGAGAATCCTCAAGGGGAAGTATATTCTGGTCACGGCATTCGTGCTGTAGATAATATTTTGCGGGGAGTGCGACAACCCAATTTTCCCGCAAAACTGGTACTTGCTCCTGGGGAAAGCAAGATGCTACTCAATGGTTCAATTCCGGTGCGGGAGTTGCCAAAGCCTATAAATGGTCGTTCTACCTTTATGGCATTGAAAAGTAGCGGTAAAGTTTACGCTGCGACTTTGGCGCTATATGCCAAAAAAAATCCCGATGGTAGCGATCGCGCCCCTACTCTGAAAGAATGGCAAGATTTGTTATACAATGGTAGCTTAGCTTTACCCCGCGATAAAACTCCGACACCGCCCGGAGCCCCTGGCAATCTGATTTACAGTCGCGTTGCAGGCGTGCAACAAGGTTCGCGATGGCAAGCACAATTAGTAGATAAAAATAGCACTAATCTCACAATTCCCCAACGCGGTAAGGCTTATTCCTACGGAATCGCCACCCTCCGAGGCGGTAGACTCGGTACAGACCAAGTGCAAACAGCAAAACTGCTAGTACGCTATCCAGATACGGCCTACGAAGCACACGGTAACTACGGTGTCCACTACGATCTTACTTTTCCCCTGCACAACACCAGCGATCGACAGCAGCAAGTGGCGATCGCACTGGAAACACCTTTAAAAGAAGATAAGTTAGTAAAAAACGGGTTGCGATTCCGCAAACCTCCCTTAGATTTCCCCTATTTCCGAGGCACAGTCAGGTTGCGTTATAAAGATGATAGGGGTCAAAATCTGACGCGCTACGTGCATTTGTGGCATCGAGTTGGTCAAGTAGTAGAACCGATGGTCAAGTTGAAATTAGCAACCGGAGAAAAGCGATCGGTACAGGTAGATTTTATCTATCCTCCTGATTCTACGCCGCCGCAAGTATTGACCGTGAAAACTTTGGAGTAATATTGTTTGTAATAAGGGCTTTAGCCCTTTCAAACATAGCTTAATTGCATGAACTCCGACTCTGATAATTTAGAGGGCAAGAGATGTCAGCTTGTTGCTGAAGTACCTGGCCCTCCCGATACAAACTACAAATACTGCGTCTACAAGTGTAAAGACTGGCGTGGCGGCTTAATAGCTAGACCACTTAAAAAAGAATATGATTGTCCAAAAGAAATAGATTGGTGGGATTCTAATGAAATTCCCGGAGCAATACCAGAAAATGAGTAAAATGTCTAATTTTGAAACAGGAATAACTGCTTTTGAATCTGGAAACTATTCTGAAGCATTGAAAATTTTGCTGCCACTAGCAGAGTCAGGAAATCCTGAAGCCCAGTTTTCCATTGGCTGCATCTACGACCCAATATTTGGCATTCAATCTGATGCAGCTAAAGCGATTTTGTGGTACCACCAAGCCGCTGAACAAGGTCATCTTGTTGCACAAAATAATCTGGCAACGCTTTACTTGAGCGATAAAAATGTAGAACAAGCAATTAAGTGGTATCGCAAAGCAGCAGAACTTGGATTCCCTTTTGCACAGGAGATCCTCGGCGATATTTATTCCCTTGGTTTAGGTCTAGACGATGGCGAAGCCGCAATTATCAAGGATGAGTTAGCCGCAATAAAATGGTACAAGAAAGCCGCCTTGCAAGGATTCTCTACTGCTAAGCGCAGATTAAGTGAAATGTCTGCTGAAGATACAAAAATTGATTTAGAAATTGGCAAACTACGATCGCCCCAATCATAAATTTACCCAAGATTTTGCAATTAAGCGATCGCTGTGGTTTAATTGACACATCGCTATGCAGGGAAAACTATGGCATCTCCACAACCCCCATCACCCGAAAACAAACCTCTAGGCTTCGATGAATGGATCGGGATCTCAGTTGCGTTCGGCGCGATCGCAGCCATTTTCTTTTGGTCAACTGGTCAAAATGGCAATCAACTAGACATCTCAACTTCGCCATCTCCCACCCCATCCTCTAGCATACCAGCAAGGTTGAACCAATCGCAGCCAGTCGAGAACAATCCTAGTCAACCTTTGGCTAGTCCAACTGTCAGTCCCTCTTCATCTCCTGCGAAACCTCAACCGCAAGCAATTCCCTTAATTCCCCCTGCGGCAAATATCATTCCTCAAGCAGCAATCATTAACTCTGTTCCCTTACCTGCAACTCCCAAACCTCAATCTCCTCCCGTTAAAACAGCCATAGTTCCTGCTAAAATAAGTCCTGTACCTCAATCTAATTCTACCCAAACTGCTGCGATTAAATTCTCTGATGTTCCTGACAAATATTGGGCGCGTCCCTTTATTGAAAAACTATCAGAACGCAAAATTATTACTGGTTTTGAGGATGGTACTTTTCGACCAGAACAGCCAGTAACGCGAGCGGAGTTAGCAGCAATAATTGAAGGCATAGTTACTGACCAAAAAATTGCTCGGAAACCTGTTAACTTTAAGGATGTAAAAGCGGATAATTGGGCTGTTCCTGCCATTGCCAAATCTGTGCAAGCTGGATTTATGAAAGGATATCCCGGAAATTCTTTCCGTCCCGATCAAAATGTGCCAAAAGTGCAAGTTGTGGCAGCTTTAGCCAGCGGACTTAACCTGAAACCGCCCACAAAATTAGCTTCAACTTTAAAGAGTTATAAAGATAGTAAGCAGATACCAAGTTGGGCTATTGAACGAGTAGCAGCAGCAACACAGGCTAACCTAGTTGTTAACTATCCAAATCGAGATTTGCTCAACCCAAATCAACCAGCAACTCGCGCTGATGTAGCTGCTATGGTTTATCAAACCTTAGTTAAACTGGGAAAAGCAGAACCCCAATCTTCTGATTATATTGTCCGTCCTTGAATAGTCGTCAGGTGGACGTTGCTGCTAATAATATCTGCAATTAAATTGAGATTTAAACAGCAGC from Kamptonema formosum PCC 6407 encodes:
- a CDS encoding DUF1517 domain-containing protein, with the protein product MNSWRDRFNQMTGQTRLVVCRLFVHLEGEEVAPLLGVVNRTARQAIDAEGDLEILGQGLVEICTQLLQYDTYWRSAANEGDVFWDESQAADYVDELFTDSAQRYLSEPDFSGYNQSKDSPLSLPVTKNLIVIITVAYEGEIPTLENDLANMSALKNGLKALINLHYQEKLRAIQVHFSPAQFGDELTDDQVLMNFPELIPL
- a CDS encoding IS110 family RNA-guided transposase, whose translation is MSNFTQINPNAAGIDIGSQEHWVCVPPDRTSQNVRKFGCFTPDLIEMASWLVECGIDTIAMESTGVYWIPAFQIFEARGIEVKLVNAHHVKTVPGRKSDVLDCQWLQQLHTYGLLSGSFRPDDQSCVLRSYIRHRDNLIKSSSSHVLRMQKALIQMNLQLHKVISDITGVTGMAIIRAIVAGERNPQVLANLKNSRIKSSTADIAKALSGDYRVEHIFVLKQELQLYDIYQEQIASCDVEIERYLASFASEENHPPPDPPKRGNRKPRGHEPNFDLRHQLYRISGVDFTQIPGFDVLTVQALLSEVGLDATRFPTVKHFCSWLGLCPSARITGGKVKSSHTRCVVNRAANAFRLAAQSLSRSQSALGAFYRRLRARLGAPEANTATAHKLARIFYHLWSTKTAYADSGADYYEQKYRQRIVSKLEKTAQSLGFELVACASKLD
- a CDS encoding DUF3370 domain-containing protein, whose amino-acid sequence is MISKKSKLTRIALIVAIAIATGGLFLLKKPAPFVQAQTPSPSPTPAKPAPQEILVNNEVRSLPGSLDNVPMLNSDSPEWVKKEGILLSTFPPEGKKVPAAHLNFPFQGQFNLFAHHFTHTPPNLQTLYIGAIVHNPGKQPVTVEVLQAASYLMEPDAPFKQKPPISENPQGEVYSGHGIRAVDNILRGVRQPNFPAKLVLAPGESKMLLNGSIPVRELPKPINGRSTFMALKSSGKVYAATLALYAKKNPDGSDRAPTLKEWQDLLYNGSLALPRDKTPTPPGAPGNLIYSRVAGVQQGSRWQAQLVDKNSTNLTIPQRGKAYSYGIATLRGGRLGTDQVQTAKLLVRYPDTAYEAHGNYGVHYDLTFPLHNTSDRQQQVAIALETPLKEDKLVKNGLRFRKPPLDFPYFRGTVRLRYKDDRGQNLTRYVHLWHRVGQVVEPMVKLKLATGEKRSVQVDFIYPPDSTPPQVLTVKTLE
- a CDS encoding tetratricopeptide repeat protein, with protein sequence MSNFETGITAFESGNYSEALKILLPLAESGNPEAQFSIGCIYDPIFGIQSDAAKAILWYHQAAEQGHLVAQNNLATLYLSDKNVEQAIKWYRKAAELGFPFAQEILGDIYSLGLGLDDGEAAIIKDELAAIKWYKKAALQGFSTAKRRLSEMSAEDTKIDLEIGKLRSPQS
- a CDS encoding S-layer homology domain-containing protein → MASPQPPSPENKPLGFDEWIGISVAFGAIAAIFFWSTGQNGNQLDISTSPSPTPSSSIPARLNQSQPVENNPSQPLASPTVSPSSSPAKPQPQAIPLIPPAANIIPQAAIINSVPLPATPKPQSPPVKTAIVPAKISPVPQSNSTQTAAIKFSDVPDKYWARPFIEKLSERKIITGFEDGTFRPEQPVTRAELAAIIEGIVTDQKIARKPVNFKDVKADNWAVPAIAKSVQAGFMKGYPGNSFRPDQNVPKVQVVAALASGLNLKPPTKLASTLKSYKDSKQIPSWAIERVAAATQANLVVNYPNRDLLNPNQPATRADVAAMVYQTLVKLGKAEPQSSDYIVRP